A section of the Salvelinus sp. IW2-2015 linkage group LG7, ASM291031v2, whole genome shotgun sequence genome encodes:
- the LOC111966680 gene encoding LOW QUALITY PROTEIN: polyglutamine-binding protein 1-like (The sequence of the model RefSeq protein was modified relative to this genomic sequence to represent the inferred CDS: inserted 2 bases in 1 codon), whose protein sequence is MPLPPALLARLAKRGILKHSDEDVEIIAEDYDDNNLDYEATARENLPXNWYKVFDPICGLPYYWNVESDLVAWLSPTDPTSMITKAAKMLRGKMSPSMTTQQKLERTEREPEMERNDGRERDRRMQRREDTAPYSKNKRGGRKDEEMDPMDPSAYSDAPKGNWSTGLPKRNEAKTGADTTASGPLFQQRPYPSPGAVLRANAANKKPPQ, encoded by the exons ATGCCTCTGCCCCCGGCGTTACTGGCTCGCCTCGCTAAAAGAGGGATTCTTAAGCACTCAGATGAAG ATGTGGAAATCATTGCTGAGGACTACGACGACAACAATTTAGATTATGAGGCCACTGCTCGTGAGAATTTACC CAACTGGTACAAAGTATTTGACCCTATTTG TGGTCTGCCATACTACTGGAATGTGGAATCTGACCTGGTTGCCTGGCTGTCCCCAACCGACCCTACATCTATGATAACCAAAGCTGCCAAGATGTTGAGGGGTAAGATGAGTCCTAGCATGACCACCCAG CAGAAgttggagaggacagagagagaaccggaAATGGAAAGGaatgatgggagggagagagacagacggatgcagagaagagaagacactGCCCCTTATAGCAAGAACAAGCGAGGAG GGAGGAAGGATGAGGAGATGGACCCAATGGATCCCAGTGCTTATTCCGATGCTCCCAA GGGCAATTGGTCCACTGGCTTGCCCAAGCGCAATGAGGCGAAGACTGGGGCAGACACCACGGCATCAGGGCCTTTGTTCCAGCAGCGTCCGTACCCCAGCCCTGGAGCTGTACTCAGGGCCAACGCTGCCAATAAAAAGCCCCCCCAGTGA
- the LOC111966670 gene encoding mitochondrial import inner membrane translocase subunit Tim17-B-like codes for MCHHTARTATTNMEEYAREPCPWRIVDDCGGAFTMGTIGGGVFQSIKGFRNAPVGFQHRLKGSANAVRIRAPQIGGSFAVWGGLFSTIDCGLVHIRGKEDPWNSITSGAMTGAVLAARSGPLAMMGSAMMGGILLALIEGFGILLTRYTAQQFQNPSPFVYDPSQLPPKDASQQQTGFQ; via the exons ATGTGTCATCACACAGCCcgaacagcaacaacaaacatgGAGGAATATGCCCGTGAACCTTG TCCCTGGAGAATAGTAGATGATTGTGGTGGTGCATTCACCATGGGGACAATTGGCGGAGGGGTATTCCAATCAATCAAGGGCTTCCGGAACGCTCCTGTG GGCTTTCAGCACAGACTAAAAGGTAGTGCCAATGCTGTGAGAATAAGAGCTCCACAGATCGGCG GTAGCTTTGCTGTGTGGGGTGGACTTTTCTCAACGATCGACTGTGGTCTGGTCCATATTCGAGGGAAAGAGGATCCCTGGAACTCTATAACTAGTGGAGCGATGACTGGGGCAGTCCTGGCTGCACGCA GTGGGCCCTTGGCTATGATGGGGTCAGCTATGATGGGGGGCATCCTACTGGCCCTGATCGAGGGCTTTGGGATCCTTCTCACCAGATACACAGCACAGCAGTTTCAGAACC CGAGTCCCTTTGTGTATGACCCCAGCCAGCTTCCTCCGAAGGATGCCAGCCAACAGCAGACTGGGTTCCAGTAG
- the LOC111966681 gene encoding PRA1 family protein 2-like translates to MFVFRLNIVKMDVQPPPIRTLDEFVLDLSRFAVRDIRHLERRNNQIINNLLYYQSNYFVSFLTFLGIVGFLRPFHLFLGATVVTLIFMGFVWAAENQAPIRQLRRNHPSLALGAIPGASFLFITVLGGVSVFLFGIAFLILLILIHASVRLRTLKNKLENKLENIGLKSTPMGLLLESLRQEQEAGS, encoded by the exons ATGTTCGTTTTTAGATTGAATATTGTGAAAATGGACGTGCAGCCGCCTCCTATCCGAACCTTGGATGAGTTTGTTTTGGATTTGTCTCGGTTCGCCGTGCGAGACATTCGTCATCTGGAGAGAAGGAACAATCAGATCATAAATAACTTGCTGTATTACCAGTCCAACTATTTTGTCTCGTTTTTGACATTCCTGGGAATAGTAGG GTTTTTGCGGCCCTTCCACCTCTTCTTGGGGGCCACAGTGGTGACGTTGATATTTATGGGGTTTGTGTGGGCAGCAGAGAACCAGGCCCCCATCAGACAGTTGCGCCGGAACCACCCATCCCTGGCCCTGGGTGCCATCCCGGGGGCCAGCTTCCTCTTCATCACAGTGCTCGGAGGAGTATCCGTCTTCCTCTTCGGCATAGCCTTCCTCATCTTAT TGATACTGATCCACGCCTCTGTTAGGCTGAGGACCCTCAAGAACAAGTTGGAGAACAAGCTGGAGAACATTGGGCTGAAGAGTACACCCATGGGGCTCCTACTGGAGTCACTACGACAGGAACAGGAGGCTGGGTcctag